A window from Purpureocillium takamizusanense chromosome 3, complete sequence encodes these proteins:
- a CDS encoding uncharacterized protein (EggNog:ENOG503P3ZR): MSMFAMPQHYAVYGAPPAPTRHYSTHGTSSAFSSSAHPDEDWTKISDLAERRRIQNRIAQRNYRKKLKRRMEDLERRAGSSDEAEPEKKRTPSPSKSAKRQAPATKTQKAQPAPMPAKPIAQQGQFTPPMDSTDEIVFTAPIYGERERSHTPPVFSYTTYPAPDDLLLDPYGSAPAYPSISGPAEPYPNYLSAPASMPATLPSMTHFADAMKRDSYPSDDGISSYLGYGFVPGVEMNMPSPYDASNAHTPPLSNSFDHSASCSETGYDYPTTPLSMPGSPGMIQHQ, translated from the exons ATGTCCATGTTCGCCATGCCCCAACACTACGCCGTCTAcggtgcgccgccggcaccgacgagaCACTACTCTACAcacggcaccagcagcgcctttAGCAGTTCTGCCCACCCTGACGAGGACTGGACCAAGATCTCCGACCTCGCTGAGCGCCGACGGATACAGAACCGCATTGCCCAGCGCAACTACC gcaagaagctcaagcgACGCATGGAGgacctcgagcgccgcgctggATCGTCGGACGAGGCAGAGCCCGAGAAGAAGCGGACGCCCAGCCCAAGCAAGAGCGCCAAGCGCCAAGCGCCCGCGACAAAGACGCAAAaggcccagcccgccccgATGCCCGCAAAACCCATTGCCCAGCAGGGCCAGTTTACCCCTCCCATGGACAGCACGGATGAGATTGTATTCACCGCGCCCATCTATGGGGAGCGCGAGCGCTCTCACACACCTCCCGTCTTCTCCTACACAACATACCCCGCCCCGGATGACCTCCTGCTGGACCCTTACGGCTCTGCGCCCGCCTACCCGAGCATTTCTGGCCCGGCGGAGCCATACCCCAACTATCTCAGCGCGCCAGCCTCGATGCCCGCGACGCTCCCCTCGATGACGCATTTTGCGGACGCCATGAAGAGGGACTCATATCCCAGCGACGATGGCATTAGCTCATACCTCGGCTACGGCTTCGTTCCGGGCGTTGAGATGAATATGCCCAGCCCCTACGATGCCTCCAACGCTCAT ACGCCGCCTCTGTCAAACTCGTTTGACCACTCGGCCTCGTGCTCTGAGACTGGCTACGACtacccgacgacgcccttaTCCATGCCTGGGTCCCCGGGCATGATTCAACATCAATAA